A part of Rhipicephalus microplus isolate Deutch F79 chromosome 8, USDA_Rmic, whole genome shotgun sequence genomic DNA contains:
- the LOC119165421 gene encoding prolactin-releasing peptide receptor isoform X2, producing MDAQNINDTSSYGGGRSGAAAALFGLLYAVVFALGVSGNALVCVAVLRRHTMRTVTNLLVANLALSDILLCALAVPFTPLYLFLGRWPFGAALCHLVPYAQSVSVYVSSLTLTAIAVHRFRAVVHPLRPRLLRPGSCGILCVALWVASALLTLPYAAFVRLVRHGRTAYCEEVWPSLRGRQLFGALTTAAQFVLPLGVVGGCYVRVGQRLRGRRRRSAHRTQLMLLAMVLAFALAWLPLNACNLLADFHSASLGWPMGDVLFLAAHAAAMSSTCYDPLLYAWFNDNFRKQFVRMLHPDQQQNTVLETLRSDDPRCKVSEHQHSLSSQAPPDQEMEESRGIAATFV from the exons ATGGACGCACAGAAC atcaACGACACGTCGAGCTATGGCGGTGGTCGCAGCGGCGCAGCAGCCGCTCTCTTTGGCCTCCTGTACGCGGTGGTGTTCGCACTGGGCGTCTCGGGTAACGCCCTGGTGTGCGTCGCCGTGCTGCGCCGACACACCATGCGCACCGTTACCAATCTTCTGGTGGCCAACCTTGCGCTCTCGGACATACTGTTGTGCGCGCTGGCGGTGCCCTTCACGCCACTCTACCTGTTCCTGGGCCGGTGGCCGTTCGGCGCCGCGCTGTGCCATCTGGTACCGTACGCGCAGAGCGTCAGCGTCTACGTCTCCTCGCTGACGCTGACGGCCATCGCGGTGCATCGGTTCCGCGCCGTCGTCCACCCCCTGCGACCGCGGCTGCTGCGGCCCGGATCGTGCGGCATACTGTGCGTCGCCCTGTGGGTGgccagcgcgctgctcacgctgCCTTACGCCGCTTTCGTCCGCCTGGTGCGCCACGGGCGCACCGCCTACTGCGAAGAAGTGTGGCCCTCGCTGAGGGGACGTCAGCTCTTCGGCGCGCTCACCACCGCCGCCCAGTTCGTGCTGCCGCTGGGCGTGGTGGGAGGCTGCTACGTGCGCGTCGGGCAGCGCCTGCGCGGACGCCGTCGCCGCAGCGCGCACCGCACGCAGCTGATGTTGCTCGCGATGGTGCTGGCGTTCGCGCTCGCTTGGCTGCCGCTGAACGCGTGCAACCTGCTGGCCGACTTCCACTCCGCGTCGCTGGGCTGGCCCATGGGCGACGTGCTGTTCCTGGCCGCGCACGCGGCTGCCATGAGCTCGACGTGCTACGACCCGCTGCTGTACGCCTGGTTCAACGACAACTTCCGGAAACAGTTCGTCAGGATGCTCCACCCCGACCAGCAGCAGAACACCGTACTGGAGACGCTGCGCAGCGACGACCCGCG GTGCAAGGTGAGCGAGCACCAGCATAGCCTATCTTCCCAGGCGCCCCCAGACCAAGAGATGGAAGAATCAAGAGGCATCGCTGCCACATTTGTGTGA
- the LOC119165421 gene encoding prolactin-releasing peptide receptor isoform X3 — protein MRTVTNLLVANLALSDILLCALAVPFTPLYLFLGRWPFGAALCHLVPYAQSVSVYVSSLTLTAIAVHRFRAVVHPLRPRLLRPGSCGILCVALWVASALLTLPYAAFVRLVRHGRTAYCEEVWPSLRGRQLFGALTTAAQFVLPLGVVGGCYVRVGQRLRGRRRRSAHRTQLMLLAMVLAFALAWLPLNACNLLADFHSASLGWPMGDVLFLAAHAAAMSSTCYDPLLYAWFNDNFRKQFVRMLHPDQQQNTVLETLRSDDPRCKVSEHQHSLSSQAPPDQEMEESRGIAATFV, from the exons ATGCGCACCGTTACCAATCTTCTGGTGGCCAACCTTGCGCTCTCGGACATACTGTTGTGCGCGCTGGCGGTGCCCTTCACGCCACTCTACCTGTTCCTGGGCCGGTGGCCGTTCGGCGCCGCGCTGTGCCATCTGGTACCGTACGCGCAGAGCGTCAGCGTCTACGTCTCCTCGCTGACGCTGACGGCCATCGCGGTGCATCGGTTCCGCGCCGTCGTCCACCCCCTGCGACCGCGGCTGCTGCGGCCCGGATCGTGCGGCATACTGTGCGTCGCCCTGTGGGTGgccagcgcgctgctcacgctgCCTTACGCCGCTTTCGTCCGCCTGGTGCGCCACGGGCGCACCGCCTACTGCGAAGAAGTGTGGCCCTCGCTGAGGGGACGTCAGCTCTTCGGCGCGCTCACCACCGCCGCCCAGTTCGTGCTGCCGCTGGGCGTGGTGGGAGGCTGCTACGTGCGCGTCGGGCAGCGCCTGCGCGGACGCCGTCGCCGCAGCGCGCACCGCACGCAGCTGATGTTGCTCGCGATGGTGCTGGCGTTCGCGCTCGCTTGGCTGCCGCTGAACGCGTGCAACCTGCTGGCCGACTTCCACTCCGCGTCGCTGGGCTGGCCCATGGGCGACGTGCTGTTCCTGGCCGCGCACGCGGCTGCCATGAGCTCGACGTGCTACGACCCGCTGCTGTACGCCTGGTTCAACGACAACTTCCGGAAACAGTTCGTCAGGATGCTCCACCCCGACCAGCAGCAGAACACCGTACTGGAGACGCTGCGCAGCGACGACCCGCG GTGCAAGGTGAGCGAGCACCAGCATAGCCTATCTTCCCAGGCGCCCCCAGACCAAGAGATGGAAGAATCAAGAGGCATCGCTGCCACATTTGTGTGA
- the LOC119165421 gene encoding prolactin-releasing peptide receptor isoform X1, whose protein sequence is MYKVLAGLGLLGIHINDTSSYGGGRSGAAAALFGLLYAVVFALGVSGNALVCVAVLRRHTMRTVTNLLVANLALSDILLCALAVPFTPLYLFLGRWPFGAALCHLVPYAQSVSVYVSSLTLTAIAVHRFRAVVHPLRPRLLRPGSCGILCVALWVASALLTLPYAAFVRLVRHGRTAYCEEVWPSLRGRQLFGALTTAAQFVLPLGVVGGCYVRVGQRLRGRRRRSAHRTQLMLLAMVLAFALAWLPLNACNLLADFHSASLGWPMGDVLFLAAHAAAMSSTCYDPLLYAWFNDNFRKQFVRMLHPDQQQNTVLETLRSDDPRCKVSEHQHSLSSQAPPDQEMEESRGIAATFV, encoded by the exons atcaACGACACGTCGAGCTATGGCGGTGGTCGCAGCGGCGCAGCAGCCGCTCTCTTTGGCCTCCTGTACGCGGTGGTGTTCGCACTGGGCGTCTCGGGTAACGCCCTGGTGTGCGTCGCCGTGCTGCGCCGACACACCATGCGCACCGTTACCAATCTTCTGGTGGCCAACCTTGCGCTCTCGGACATACTGTTGTGCGCGCTGGCGGTGCCCTTCACGCCACTCTACCTGTTCCTGGGCCGGTGGCCGTTCGGCGCCGCGCTGTGCCATCTGGTACCGTACGCGCAGAGCGTCAGCGTCTACGTCTCCTCGCTGACGCTGACGGCCATCGCGGTGCATCGGTTCCGCGCCGTCGTCCACCCCCTGCGACCGCGGCTGCTGCGGCCCGGATCGTGCGGCATACTGTGCGTCGCCCTGTGGGTGgccagcgcgctgctcacgctgCCTTACGCCGCTTTCGTCCGCCTGGTGCGCCACGGGCGCACCGCCTACTGCGAAGAAGTGTGGCCCTCGCTGAGGGGACGTCAGCTCTTCGGCGCGCTCACCACCGCCGCCCAGTTCGTGCTGCCGCTGGGCGTGGTGGGAGGCTGCTACGTGCGCGTCGGGCAGCGCCTGCGCGGACGCCGTCGCCGCAGCGCGCACCGCACGCAGCTGATGTTGCTCGCGATGGTGCTGGCGTTCGCGCTCGCTTGGCTGCCGCTGAACGCGTGCAACCTGCTGGCCGACTTCCACTCCGCGTCGCTGGGCTGGCCCATGGGCGACGTGCTGTTCCTGGCCGCGCACGCGGCTGCCATGAGCTCGACGTGCTACGACCCGCTGCTGTACGCCTGGTTCAACGACAACTTCCGGAAACAGTTCGTCAGGATGCTCCACCCCGACCAGCAGCAGAACACCGTACTGGAGACGCTGCGCAGCGACGACCCGCG GTGCAAGGTGAGCGAGCACCAGCATAGCCTATCTTCCCAGGCGCCCCCAGACCAAGAGATGGAAGAATCAAGAGGCATCGCTGCCACATTTGTGTGA